The proteins below come from a single Kitasatospora sp. NBC_00315 genomic window:
- the whiA gene encoding DNA-binding protein WhiA, translating to MAMTAAVKDEISRLPVTRACCRKAEVSAILRFAGGLHIVSGRIVIEAELDTGVAARRLRKDLLEIFGHSSDLVVMAPGGLRRGSRYVVRVVKDGELLARQTGLVDGRGRPIRGLPPAVVSGATCDAEAAWRGAFLAHGSLTEPGRSSSLEITCPGSEAALALVGAARRLGIPAKAREVRGVDRVVIRDGDAIGALLTRLGAHESVLAWEERRMRREVRATANRLANFDDANLRRSARAAVAAGARVQRALEILGEEVPEHLAAAGQLRMQHKQASLEELGALADPPLTKDAVAGRIRRLLAMADKRASELGLPSTEANLTDEMALN from the coding sequence ATGGCGATGACGGCAGCGGTGAAGGACGAAATCAGCCGGCTCCCCGTCACCCGGGCCTGCTGCCGCAAGGCGGAGGTTTCGGCGATCCTCAGGTTCGCGGGTGGCTTGCACATTGTGAGCGGCCGGATCGTGATCGAGGCTGAGCTGGACACCGGCGTGGCGGCGCGGCGACTGCGCAAGGATCTGCTGGAGATCTTCGGACACTCCTCGGATCTGGTGGTGATGGCCCCCGGCGGCCTGCGACGCGGCAGCCGGTACGTGGTGCGGGTGGTCAAGGACGGCGAACTGCTCGCGCGGCAGACCGGGCTGGTGGACGGCAGGGGACGCCCGATCCGGGGCCTGCCCCCGGCGGTGGTCTCCGGCGCGACCTGTGACGCCGAGGCGGCCTGGCGCGGGGCCTTCCTGGCGCACGGCTCGCTGACCGAGCCCGGCAGGTCCTCCTCGCTGGAGATCACCTGCCCCGGCTCCGAGGCCGCGCTGGCCCTGGTCGGTGCGGCCCGTCGGCTCGGCATCCCGGCGAAGGCCCGCGAGGTGCGCGGGGTGGACCGGGTGGTCATCCGGGACGGCGACGCCATCGGCGCACTGCTGACCAGGCTCGGCGCCCACGAGTCGGTGCTGGCCTGGGAGGAGCGCCGGATGCGCCGCGAGGTGCGCGCCACCGCCAACCGGCTGGCCAACTTCGACGACGCCAACCTGCGCCGCTCCGCGCGGGCCGCGGTCGCGGCCGGCGCCCGGGTGCAGCGCGCCCTGGAGATCCTCGGCGAGGAGGTGCCCGAGCACCTGGCGGCGGCCGGTCAGCTGCGTATGCAGCACAAGCAGGCCTCGCTGGAGGAGCTCGGCGCACTGGCCGATCCGCCGCTGACCAAGGACGCGGTGGCGGGGCGGATCCGTCGGCTGCTGGCGATGGCCGACAAGCGCGCCTCCGAGCTGGGCCTGCCCAGCACCGAGGCCAACCTGACCGACGAGATGGCGCTCAACTGA
- the yvcK gene encoding uridine diphosphate-N-acetylglucosamine-binding protein YvcK, translating to MPWRQAQSRAADRSAAPVRSSAAGKPRANAPRITALGGGQGLSASLSALRRLTTHLTAVVTVADDGGSSGRLRTELGVLPPGDLRKALAALCGDDEWGRTWSEVIQQRFSGTGELGGHAVGNLLIVALWEKLGDPVAALDWVGRLLNVQGRVLPMSAVPLDIEAVVRGHDPARPAELSAVRGQADVAVTPGTVQSIRLLPDAPPAVPEAVTAVREADWVVLGPGSWFTSVLPHLLVPELAEALVETRARRLLTLNLAPQPGETEGFTPQRHLEVIADHAPDLAVDAILVDERAVTGGAFGVADLAGLEKAAERMGAALVLDRVAAADGTPRHDRELLAAAYDRIFRTHGRIGPWR from the coding sequence GTGCCCTGGCGACAGGCCCAGAGCAGGGCCGCCGACCGATCGGCGGCCCCGGTGAGATCCTCGGCGGCGGGAAAGCCCCGCGCCAACGCCCCGAGGATCACCGCGCTGGGCGGCGGCCAGGGCCTGTCCGCCTCGCTGTCGGCCCTGCGCCGGCTGACCACCCACCTCACGGCGGTGGTCACGGTGGCCGACGACGGCGGCTCCAGCGGCCGGCTCCGCACCGAGCTGGGCGTCCTGCCCCCGGGCGACCTCCGCAAGGCGCTCGCGGCCCTCTGCGGGGACGACGAGTGGGGCCGTACCTGGTCCGAGGTGATCCAGCAGAGGTTCAGCGGCACCGGCGAGCTCGGCGGGCACGCGGTGGGCAACCTGCTGATCGTCGCGCTCTGGGAGAAGCTGGGCGATCCGGTGGCCGCCCTGGACTGGGTGGGCCGGCTGCTCAACGTGCAGGGCCGGGTGCTGCCGATGTCGGCCGTACCGCTGGACATCGAGGCGGTGGTCCGCGGTCACGACCCGGCCCGCCCGGCCGAGCTGTCCGCCGTGCGCGGACAGGCCGACGTGGCGGTCACCCCCGGCACGGTGCAGTCGATCCGGCTGCTGCCGGACGCGCCGCCGGCCGTCCCGGAGGCCGTGACGGCCGTCCGGGAGGCGGACTGGGTGGTGCTGGGCCCGGGTTCCTGGTTCACCAGCGTGCTCCCGCACCTGCTGGTCCCCGAGCTCGCCGAGGCCCTGGTCGAGACCCGGGCGCGGCGCCTGCTGACCCTGAACCTGGCCCCCCAGCCGGGCGAGACCGAGGGCTTCACACCCCAGCGCCACCTGGAGGTGATCGCCGACCACGCCCCGGACCTCGCGGTGGATGCCATCCTGGTGGACGAGCGCGCGGTCACCGGCGGCGCTTTCGGTGTGGCCGACCTGGCCGGGCTGGAGAAGGCGGCGGAGCGGATGGGCGCGGCCCTGGTGCTCGACCGGGTCGCCGCGGCGGACGGCACGCCGCGACACGACCGGGAGCTTCTGGCCGCGGCGTACGACCGGATTTTCCGGACACATGGAAGGATCGGCCCATGGCGATGA
- the uvrC gene encoding excinuclease ABC subunit UvrC — MADPSTYRPAPGAIPTSPGVYRFRDAHGRVIYVGKAKSLRPRLSSYFQDIAGLHPRTATMVTTAASVEWTVVGTEVEALQLEYSWIKEYDPRFNVKYRDDKSYPELAVTLDEEFPRVQVMRGAHKKGVRYFGPYGHAWAIRETVDLLLRVFPVRTCSNGVFKRAAQVGRPCLLGYIGKCAAPCVGKVSQAEHAELAEEFCDFMAGRTGNHLRRLEDQMREAAADLEYERAARLRDDIGALKRAMEKNAVVLADGTDADLLALAEDELEAAVQIFHVRGGRVRGQRGWVTDKVEDVDTAALVEHALQQLYGGGAESVPREVLVPVLPEPVVPVREWLSVLRGAQVDLRVPQRGDKKDLMATVARNAQQSLALHKTKRASDLTTRSRALQEIAEALQLDSVPLRIECFDISHLQGEDVVASMVVFEDGLARKSEYRRFQIKGFEGQDDVRSMHEVISRRFRRYLREREETGEWAVPEADDPGQQPEAGHPAGGRAGEELPSGPIDPETGRPRRFAYPPQLLVVDGGQPQVAAARRALDELGIDDVALCGLAKRLEEVWLPGEDDPVVLPRSSEGLYLLQRVRDEAHRFAISYQRNKRSKRLTAGELDSVPGLGETRRQALLKHFGSLKRLRAATVDELCEVPGIGRRTAETVAAALASRTPSTFAVNTATGEILDDGAEERPAAVRPAAEAAPAAPSAAVRSGAVRSDAAPSDAVRSDAAPSDAVQSVAVPSTATPHETP; from the coding sequence ATGGCTGACCCGTCCACCTACCGCCCCGCTCCGGGGGCGATTCCGACCTCGCCGGGCGTCTACCGGTTCCGCGACGCCCACGGGCGGGTCATCTACGTCGGCAAGGCCAAGAGCCTGCGCCCGCGGCTCTCCTCGTACTTCCAGGACATCGCCGGCCTGCACCCGCGCACCGCGACGATGGTCACCACCGCCGCCTCGGTGGAGTGGACGGTGGTCGGCACCGAGGTCGAGGCGCTGCAGCTGGAGTACTCCTGGATCAAGGAGTACGACCCGCGCTTCAACGTCAAGTACCGCGACGACAAGAGCTATCCGGAGCTCGCCGTCACCCTCGACGAGGAGTTCCCGCGGGTCCAGGTGATGCGCGGGGCGCACAAGAAGGGCGTGCGCTACTTCGGGCCGTACGGGCACGCCTGGGCGATCCGTGAGACGGTCGACCTGCTGCTGCGGGTCTTCCCCGTCAGGACGTGCTCCAACGGCGTCTTCAAACGCGCCGCGCAGGTCGGCCGGCCCTGCCTGCTCGGGTACATCGGCAAGTGCGCCGCGCCCTGTGTCGGCAAGGTCTCGCAGGCCGAACACGCCGAGCTGGCCGAGGAGTTCTGCGACTTCATGGCCGGCCGCACCGGCAACCACCTGCGCCGTCTGGAGGACCAGATGCGCGAGGCGGCCGCCGACCTGGAGTACGAGCGGGCCGCCCGGCTGCGCGACGACATCGGGGCGCTCAAGCGGGCGATGGAGAAGAACGCCGTCGTCCTGGCCGACGGCACCGACGCGGACCTGCTGGCCCTGGCCGAGGACGAGCTGGAGGCCGCGGTCCAGATCTTCCACGTCCGCGGCGGCCGGGTGCGCGGCCAGCGCGGCTGGGTGACCGACAAGGTCGAGGACGTGGACACCGCGGCGCTGGTCGAGCACGCCCTCCAGCAGCTCTACGGCGGCGGCGCGGAGAGCGTCCCGCGCGAGGTGCTGGTCCCCGTCCTGCCGGAGCCGGTGGTGCCCGTCCGGGAGTGGCTGAGCGTGCTCCGGGGAGCGCAGGTCGATCTCCGGGTGCCCCAGCGCGGCGACAAGAAGGACCTGATGGCCACGGTGGCCCGCAACGCCCAGCAGTCGCTGGCCCTGCACAAGACCAAGCGCGCCTCCGACCTCACCACCCGCAGCCGGGCCCTGCAGGAGATCGCCGAGGCGCTGCAGCTGGACTCGGTGCCGCTGCGCATCGAGTGCTTCGACATCTCGCACCTCCAGGGCGAGGACGTGGTCGCCTCGATGGTGGTGTTCGAGGACGGCCTGGCCCGTAAGAGCGAGTACCGCCGGTTCCAGATCAAGGGCTTCGAGGGGCAGGACGACGTCCGCTCGATGCACGAGGTGATCAGCCGCCGCTTCCGCCGCTACCTGCGCGAGCGCGAGGAGACGGGGGAGTGGGCCGTTCCCGAGGCCGACGATCCCGGGCAGCAGCCCGAGGCGGGGCACCCCGCCGGCGGGCGGGCCGGGGAGGAGCTGCCGTCCGGCCCGATCGACCCGGAGACCGGCCGTCCCCGCCGGTTCGCCTACCCGCCGCAGCTGCTGGTGGTCGACGGCGGGCAGCCGCAGGTCGCCGCGGCCCGCCGGGCGCTGGACGAGCTGGGGATCGACGACGTCGCCCTCTGCGGTCTGGCCAAGCGGCTGGAGGAGGTCTGGCTGCCGGGTGAGGACGACCCGGTGGTCCTGCCGCGCAGCAGCGAGGGCCTCTACCTGTTGCAGCGGGTCCGGGACGAGGCGCACCGGTTCGCCATCTCCTACCAGCGCAACAAGCGCTCCAAGCGACTCACCGCGGGGGAGCTGGACTCGGTACCCGGCCTCGGCGAGACTCGCCGCCAGGCACTGCTCAAGCACTTCGGCTCGCTGAAGCGGCTGCGGGCGGCCACGGTCGACGAGCTCTGCGAGGTCCCGGGCATCGGCCGGCGCACCGCGGAGACTGTTGCGGCAGCGTTGGCCTCCCGTACACCCTCGACATTCGCGGTGAACACCGCCACGGGAGAGATCCTTGATGACGGCGCCGAGGAGCGGCCGGCGGCGGTGCGGCCGGCGGCGGAGGCGGCGCCGGCAGCGCCCTCGGCCGCGGTGCGGTCCGGCGCGGTGCGGTCCGATGCGGCGCCGTCCGATGCGGTGCGGTCCGATGCGGCGCCGTCCGACGCAGTGCAGTCCGTTGCGGTGCCCTCCACCGCAACGCCCCACGAGACGCCATGA
- the uvrA gene encoding excinuclease ABC subunit UvrA, which produces MADRLIVRGAREHNLKNVSLDLPRDSLIVFTGLSGSGKSSLAFDTIFAEGQRRYVESLSSYARQFLGQMDKPDVDFIEGLSPAVSIDQKSTNRNPRSTVGTITEVYDYLRLLFARIGKPHCPHCSRPIAKQSPQAIVDRVLELKEGTRFQVLSPVVRERKGEFVDLFADLQSKGYARARVDGETVQLAEPPKLKKQEKHTIEVVIDRLTVKESAKRRLTDSVETALKLAGGMVVLDFVDLPEDDPERERMFSEHLYCPYDDVSFEELEPRSFSFNSPFGACPDCSGLGNRMEVDPELVIPDEEKSLDEGAIHPWSGGHTKEYFQRLIDALSGELGFRTDIPWAGLPARARKALLYGHKHQVEVRYRNRYGRDRSYTTGFEGAVPFIQRRHTEAESDSSRERFEGYMREVPCPTCEGTRLKPVVLAVTVQDRSIADVSAMSISDCSDFLGAMKLDARDKQIAERVLKEVNERLRFLVDVGLDYLSLNRAAGTLSGGEAQRIRLATQIGSGLVGVLYVLDEPSIGLHQRDNHRLIETLVRLRDIGNTLIVVEHDEDTIKMADWVVDIGPGAGEHGGKVVHSGSLKQLLANKESLTGQYLSGKRFIPIPAARRPRDKKRQLVVHGAREHNLKDVTVAFPLGTFTAITGVSGSGKSTLVNDILYTHLARELNGARSVPGRHTRITGTDLVDKVVHVDQSPIGRTPRSNPATYTGVFDHVRRLFAETQEAKVRGYLPGRFSFNVKGGRCENCSGDGTIKIEMNFLPDVYVPCEVCHGARYNRETLEVHYKGKSVADILDMPIEEGLDFFEAVPAIARHLRTLNDVGLGYVRLGQSAPTLSGGEAQRVKLASELQKRSTGRTVYVLDEPTTGLHFEDISKLIKVLDGLVEKGNTVVVIEHNLDVIKTADWVVDMGPEGGSGGGSVVAEGTPEEIAAVPASHTGKFLRDILLDVSDAAPAASAKTPRKRAAAKK; this is translated from the coding sequence GTGGCCGACCGCCTCATCGTCCGCGGTGCTCGCGAGCACAACCTCAAGAACGTCTCCCTCGACCTCCCGCGCGACTCGCTGATCGTCTTCACCGGCCTCTCCGGCTCGGGCAAGTCCTCGCTGGCGTTCGACACGATCTTCGCGGAGGGCCAGCGACGCTACGTCGAGTCGCTCTCCTCGTACGCCCGGCAGTTCCTCGGGCAGATGGACAAGCCCGACGTCGACTTCATCGAGGGGCTCTCCCCGGCCGTCTCGATCGACCAGAAGTCCACCAACCGCAACCCGCGTTCCACCGTCGGCACCATCACGGAGGTGTACGACTACCTCCGCCTGCTGTTCGCCCGGATCGGCAAGCCGCACTGCCCGCACTGCTCGCGTCCGATCGCCAAGCAGTCCCCGCAGGCCATCGTCGACCGCGTGCTGGAACTCAAGGAGGGCACCCGCTTCCAGGTGCTCAGCCCGGTGGTCCGCGAGCGCAAGGGCGAGTTCGTCGATCTCTTCGCCGACCTCCAGTCGAAGGGGTACGCCCGGGCCCGGGTGGACGGCGAGACGGTCCAGCTGGCCGAGCCGCCCAAGCTCAAGAAGCAGGAGAAGCACACCATCGAGGTGGTCATCGACCGCCTCACCGTCAAGGAGAGCGCCAAGCGCCGTCTGACGGATTCGGTGGAGACGGCCCTCAAGCTGGCCGGCGGCATGGTCGTGCTCGACTTCGTCGACCTCCCCGAGGACGATCCGGAGCGCGAGCGGATGTTCTCCGAGCACCTCTACTGCCCCTACGACGACGTGTCGTTCGAGGAGCTGGAGCCCCGCTCGTTCTCCTTCAACTCGCCGTTCGGCGCCTGCCCCGACTGCTCCGGCCTGGGCAACCGGATGGAGGTCGACCCGGAGCTGGTCATCCCGGACGAGGAGAAGTCGCTCGACGAGGGCGCCATCCACCCCTGGTCCGGCGGCCACACCAAGGAGTACTTCCAGCGCCTGATCGACGCGCTCTCCGGCGAGCTGGGGTTCCGCACCGACATCCCCTGGGCCGGGCTGCCCGCCCGGGCGAGGAAGGCGCTGCTCTACGGCCACAAGCACCAGGTCGAGGTCCGCTACCGCAACCGCTACGGCCGCGACCGCTCCTACACCACGGGGTTCGAGGGCGCGGTGCCGTTCATCCAGCGCCGGCACACCGAGGCGGAGAGCGACAGCAGCCGCGAGCGCTTCGAGGGCTACATGCGCGAGGTGCCCTGCCCGACCTGTGAGGGCACCCGGCTGAAGCCGGTGGTGCTCGCCGTCACCGTGCAGGACAGGTCCATCGCGGACGTCTCGGCGATGTCGATCAGCGACTGCTCCGACTTCCTCGGGGCGATGAAGCTCGACGCCCGCGACAAGCAGATCGCCGAGCGGGTGCTGAAGGAGGTCAACGAGCGGCTGCGTTTCCTGGTCGACGTCGGCCTGGACTACCTCTCCCTCAACCGCGCGGCCGGCACCCTCTCCGGTGGCGAGGCCCAGCGCATCCGCCTCGCCACCCAGATCGGCTCCGGCCTGGTCGGCGTGCTCTACGTGCTGGACGAACCCTCGATCGGCCTGCACCAGCGCGACAACCACCGCCTGATCGAGACCCTCGTGCGCCTGCGGGACATCGGCAACACCCTGATCGTGGTGGAGCACGACGAGGACACCATCAAGATGGCCGACTGGGTGGTCGACATCGGCCCGGGGGCCGGCGAGCACGGCGGCAAGGTGGTGCACTCCGGCTCGCTCAAGCAGCTGCTGGCCAACAAGGAGTCGCTGACCGGCCAGTACCTCTCCGGCAAGCGGTTCATCCCGATCCCGGCGGCCCGCCGGCCGCGTGACAAGAAGCGCCAGCTGGTGGTGCACGGGGCGCGGGAGCACAACCTCAAGGACGTCACCGTCGCCTTCCCGCTCGGGACGTTCACGGCGATCACGGGGGTCTCGGGCTCGGGCAAGTCCACCCTGGTCAACGACATCCTCTACACCCACCTCGCCCGGGAGCTCAACGGTGCGCGCAGCGTGCCCGGCCGGCACACCCGGATCACCGGCACCGACCTGGTCGACAAGGTGGTGCACGTCGACCAGTCGCCGATCGGCCGTACCCCGCGCTCCAACCCGGCCACCTACACCGGCGTGTTCGACCACGTCCGGCGGCTGTTCGCGGAGACCCAGGAGGCGAAGGTGCGCGGCTACCTGCCGGGCCGCTTCTCCTTCAACGTCAAGGGCGGCCGCTGCGAGAACTGCTCGGGCGACGGCACCATCAAGATCGAGATGAACTTCCTGCCGGACGTCTACGTCCCCTGCGAGGTCTGCCACGGGGCCCGGTACAACCGGGAGACGCTGGAGGTCCACTACAAGGGCAAGTCCGTCGCCGACATTCTGGACATGCCGATCGAGGAGGGCCTGGACTTCTTCGAGGCCGTCCCGGCGATCGCCCGGCACCTGCGCACCCTCAACGACGTCGGACTCGGCTACGTCCGGCTCGGCCAGTCCGCGCCGACGCTCTCCGGCGGCGAGGCGCAGCGCGTCAAGCTCGCCTCGGAGCTGCAGAAGCGTTCCACCGGCAGGACGGTCTACGTGCTCGACGAGCCGACCACCGGCCTGCACTTCGAGGACATCAGCAAGCTGATCAAGGTGCTCGACGGCCTGGTGGAGAAGGGCAACACGGTGGTCGTGATCGAGCACAACCTCGACGTGATCAAGACCGCCGACTGGGTGGTGGACATGGGCCCCGAGGGTGGTTCCGGCGGCGGCTCGGTGGTCGCCGAGGGCACGCCGGAGGAGATCGCCGCCGTCCCCGCCAGCCACACCGGCAAGTTCCTGCGCGACATCCTTCTCGATGTCAGCGACGCGGCCCCGGCCGCATCCGCGAAGACGCCCCGCAAGCGCGCCGCGGCCAAGAAGTAA
- a CDS encoding maleylpyruvate isomerase family mycothiol-dependent enzyme — protein sequence MTDIGTGTSTPATTAPSAAATAAARLLLVADSTAQLLRTVAELKPTAVGEPSALPGWTRGHVLAHLARNADSLVNLLDSARTGRDIPQYPTAESRDQDIESGAPRPLDVQLADLHEASERFAAAATLLHEAAWDAEVRHRTGNAFSACDVPWKRLMEVEYHHVDLDAGHTPAHWPEEFAVAEFRRLAARLDGAAELPAALLIADDSADRARIGAPADTPALTVEGPIRALTAWLSGRSDGDGLQVHRDGVQLADARTALPPLPALG from the coding sequence ATGACCGACATCGGGACCGGAACCAGCACGCCCGCCACGACCGCTCCGAGCGCCGCCGCCACCGCGGCGGCCCGCCTGCTGCTGGTCGCCGACAGCACCGCCCAACTGCTGCGCACGGTGGCGGAGCTCAAGCCGACGGCCGTCGGCGAGCCCTCGGCCCTGCCCGGCTGGACCAGGGGCCACGTCCTGGCGCACCTCGCCCGCAACGCCGACTCGCTGGTCAACCTGCTCGACAGCGCCCGCACCGGCCGGGACATCCCGCAGTACCCCACCGCCGAGAGCCGCGACCAGGACATCGAGTCCGGGGCGCCCCGCCCGCTCGACGTCCAGCTCGCCGACCTGCACGAGGCCTCCGAGCGCTTCGCCGCCGCGGCGACGCTCCTCCACGAGGCGGCCTGGGACGCCGAGGTCCGGCACCGCACCGGGAACGCGTTCAGCGCCTGCGACGTCCCCTGGAAGCGGCTGATGGAGGTCGAGTACCACCACGTCGACCTGGACGCCGGCCACACCCCCGCGCACTGGCCCGAGGAGTTCGCGGTGGCCGAGTTCCGGCGTCTGGCGGCGCGGCTCGACGGCGCGGCCGAGCTGCCCGCCGCACTGCTGATCGCCGACGACAGCGCCGACCGCGCCCGGATCGGCGCGCCCGCCGACACCCCGGCACTGACCGTCGAGGGCCCGATCCGCGCGCTCACCGCCTGGCTCTCCGGCCGCTCGGACGGCGACGGCCTGCAGGTGCACCGGGACGGCGTCCAGCTCGCCGACGCCCGCACCGCGCTGCCGCCGCTTCCCGCACTGGGCTGA
- a CDS encoding Rieske (2Fe-2S) protein yields MSEAPTSPATTRRTLLCGAAAVLAGGATVAVSGCASSASPSGSGSGSGSGSGSGSDAAAGPVEVGPAADVPVGGGKVYREKKIVVTQPTAGQYKAFSAKCTHAGCVVDQIKDSQIQCPCHGSRFSIADGSVQDGPAPTPLPSYQVAVDGGTLKVTPS; encoded by the coding sequence ATGTCCGAGGCCCCGACGAGCCCTGCCACCACCCGCCGCACCCTGCTCTGCGGAGCCGCCGCCGTCCTCGCCGGCGGCGCGACCGTCGCCGTGTCCGGCTGCGCCTCCTCCGCCTCGCCGTCCGGCTCGGGATCCGGCTCGGGTTCGGGCTCCGGCTCCGGTTCGGACGCCGCGGCCGGCCCGGTCGAGGTCGGCCCGGCCGCCGACGTGCCGGTCGGCGGCGGCAAGGTCTACCGCGAGAAGAAGATCGTCGTCACCCAGCCGACGGCGGGTCAGTACAAGGCGTTCAGCGCCAAGTGCACCCACGCCGGCTGCGTCGTCGACCAGATCAAGGACAGCCAGATCCAGTGCCCCTGCCACGGCAGCCGGTTCAGCATCGCCGACGGTTCGGTCCAGGACGGTCCGGCGCCCACCCCGCTGCCCTCGTACCAGGTGGCGGTCGACGGCGGCACCCTCAAGGTGACGCCGTCCTGA
- the rapZ gene encoding RNase adapter RapZ: protein MTVSDDGGTSRPQAGGETIPELVIISGMSGAGRSTAAKCLEDLGWFVVDNLPPALIPTMVDLGARSQGAVARIGVVVDVRGRKFFDDLLTSLEELEKRGVRLSVVFLDSSDDTLVRRFESVRRPHPLQAEGRIVDGIAQERDLLRELRGEADLVIDTSNLNVHQLRAKLDAQFADHDEPELRATVMSFGFKYGLPVDADLVVDCRFLPNPHWVPELRARTGTDPDVAGYVFQQPGANEFLDGYADLLRIVTEGYRREGKRYMTLAVGCTGGKHRSVAMSERLTKRLIADGVETVLVHRDMGRE, encoded by the coding sequence GTGACCGTGTCAGACGATGGGGGTACGTCCCGACCGCAGGCCGGGGGAGAGACCATCCCGGAGCTGGTGATCATCTCCGGCATGTCCGGAGCCGGCCGTTCGACGGCGGCCAAGTGCCTGGAGGACCTGGGCTGGTTCGTCGTGGACAACCTGCCGCCGGCCCTCATTCCCACCATGGTCGACCTCGGCGCCCGCTCCCAGGGCGCCGTCGCGCGGATCGGCGTGGTGGTGGACGTCCGGGGCCGCAAGTTCTTCGACGACCTGCTGACCTCGCTGGAGGAGCTGGAGAAGCGCGGCGTCCGCCTCAGCGTGGTCTTCCTGGATTCCTCGGACGACACCCTGGTCCGCCGCTTCGAGAGCGTCCGCCGGCCGCACCCGCTGCAGGCCGAGGGCCGGATCGTCGACGGCATCGCCCAGGAGCGCGACCTGCTGCGCGAGCTGCGCGGCGAGGCCGACCTGGTGATCGACACCTCGAACCTCAACGTCCACCAGCTGCGGGCCAAGCTGGACGCCCAGTTCGCCGACCACGACGAGCCGGAGCTGCGGGCGACGGTGATGTCCTTCGGCTTCAAGTACGGCCTGCCGGTGGACGCCGACCTCGTGGTGGACTGTCGCTTCCTGCCCAACCCGCACTGGGTCCCGGAGCTGCGCGCCCGTACCGGCACGGATCCGGACGTCGCGGGCTACGTCTTCCAGCAGCCCGGGGCGAACGAATTCCTTGACGGGTACGCGGACCTCCTGCGTATCGTCACCGAGGGGTACCGACGCGAGGGCAAGCGGTACATGACCCTTGCCGTAGGCTGCACCGGTGGCAAGCACCGCAGCGTGGCCATGTCCGAGCGGTTGACGAAGCGTCTGATCGCGGACGGCGTCGAGACGGTGCTCGTGCACCGGGACATGGGACGGGAGTAG
- the gap gene encoding type I glyceraldehyde-3-phosphate dehydrogenase yields MTIRVGINGFGRIGRNFFRAVRSQGADIEIVGVNDLTDTTTLAHLLKYDSILGTLQAEISHTADSITVDGKTFKVIAERDPANLPWGELGVDIVIESTGIFTKADAAKKHVTAGAKKVIISAPATDEDVTIVMGVNDDKYDAANHTVISNASCTTNCVAPMAKVLLENFGIVKGLMTTVHAFTNDQVTLDFPHKDLRRARAASLNIIPTSTGAAKATALVIPELKGKLDGTSLRVPVPTGSITDLVVTLERDVTVEEVNAAFQKASEGSLKGILQYTEDPIVSSDIVNSPFSTIFDSLMTMVQGNQVKIFGWYDNEWGYSNRLVNLTTLVGGQL; encoded by the coding sequence GTGACGATCCGGGTAGGCATCAACGGATTCGGCCGCATTGGCCGCAACTTCTTCCGGGCTGTTCGGTCCCAGGGCGCGGACATCGAGATCGTCGGTGTCAACGACCTGACCGACACCACGACCCTGGCGCACCTGCTCAAGTACGACTCGATCCTGGGCACCCTCCAGGCCGAGATCAGCCACACCGCCGACAGCATCACCGTCGACGGCAAGACCTTCAAGGTCATCGCCGAGCGTGACCCGGCCAACCTGCCCTGGGGCGAGCTGGGCGTGGACATCGTCATCGAGTCCACCGGCATCTTCACCAAGGCCGACGCTGCGAAGAAGCACGTCACCGCCGGCGCGAAGAAGGTCATCATCTCGGCGCCCGCCACCGACGAGGACGTCACCATCGTGATGGGCGTCAACGACGACAAGTACGACGCGGCGAACCACACCGTCATCTCCAACGCCTCGTGCACCACCAACTGCGTGGCGCCGATGGCGAAGGTGCTGCTGGAGAACTTCGGCATCGTCAAGGGTCTGATGACCACGGTGCACGCGTTCACCAACGACCAGGTCACGCTGGACTTCCCGCACAAGGACCTGCGTCGCGCCCGCGCCGCCTCGCTGAACATCATCCCGACCTCGACCGGTGCCGCCAAGGCCACCGCCCTGGTCATCCCCGAGCTCAAGGGCAAGCTGGACGGCACCTCGCTGCGCGTCCCGGTCCCGACCGGCTCGATCACCGACCTGGTCGTCACGCTGGAGCGCGACGTCACGGTCGAGGAGGTCAACGCCGCCTTCCAGAAGGCGTCCGAGGGCTCGCTCAAGGGCATCCTGCAGTACACCGAGGACCCGATCGTCTCCTCCGACATCGTGAACTCGCCGTTCTCGACGATCTTCGACTCGCTGATGACGATGGTCCAGGGCAACCAGGTCAAGATCTTCGGCTGGTACGACAACGAGTGGGGCTACTCCAACCGCCTCGTCAACCTGACCACCCTCGTCGGCGGCCAGCTCTGA